In a single window of the Hyalangium gracile genome:
- a CDS encoding acyltransferase family protein, with translation MSQGETREALTGLRFWAALHVVVFHFGGGWFEGAPGWLTAIYQCGYASVGLFFVLSGFVLAYNYLGPDGRMTAEPRAFWAARIARVYPVYVLALVLLAPHVIAGSMAANSVGMAAAKLAVGGGSALLLVHAWLPPATLYWNPPGWSVAVEAFFYALFPLAAAWVGRLRRERLGWALLALWGMGLLPSLLYLGFEPDGGTATILSRGTWLTVLKFNPVLRLPEFLMGVVLGRLFVLETPAQGRSGTWMATGAALLTLVAFAFSQSLPFPLLHNALLAPVYAVLVYGLARGGGPLGWLLSRPLLIRLGAASYALYILEHPVWLAVGSVAESLAPWVDLRGYRPLFALYLPVVLGVSVLCHWLVETPMRTWVRRALQPWVERRGRAPEGVAAGTPRA, from the coding sequence GTGAGCCAGGGCGAGACACGCGAGGCGCTCACCGGCCTGCGCTTCTGGGCCGCGCTGCACGTGGTGGTGTTCCACTTCGGAGGCGGCTGGTTCGAGGGCGCGCCCGGGTGGCTGACGGCCATCTACCAGTGCGGGTACGCCTCGGTGGGGCTCTTCTTCGTGCTCTCGGGCTTCGTGCTCGCCTACAACTACCTGGGGCCGGACGGGCGGATGACGGCGGAGCCGCGCGCCTTCTGGGCCGCGCGCATCGCGCGGGTGTACCCCGTGTATGTGCTCGCGCTGGTGCTGCTGGCGCCGCACGTCATCGCCGGCTCGATGGCGGCGAACAGCGTGGGGATGGCCGCCGCGAAGCTGGCGGTGGGTGGGGGCAGCGCGCTGCTGCTCGTCCATGCCTGGCTGCCGCCCGCGACGCTCTACTGGAACCCGCCGGGCTGGTCCGTCGCGGTGGAGGCGTTCTTCTACGCGCTGTTCCCGCTCGCGGCGGCGTGGGTGGGGCGGCTGCGGCGCGAGCGGCTCGGCTGGGCCTTGCTCGCGCTGTGGGGGATGGGGCTGCTGCCGTCGCTGCTCTACCTGGGCTTCGAGCCCGATGGCGGCACCGCCACCATCCTGTCGAGAGGCACCTGGCTCACGGTGCTCAAGTTCAACCCGGTGCTGCGCCTGCCCGAGTTCCTCATGGGGGTGGTGCTGGGCCGGCTCTTCGTCCTGGAGACGCCGGCGCAGGGGCGCTCGGGGACGTGGATGGCGACGGGCGCGGCGCTGCTCACGCTGGTGGCCTTCGCCTTCAGCCAGTCCCTGCCCTTTCCGCTGTTGCACAACGCGCTGCTGGCGCCGGTGTACGCGGTGCTGGTGTACGGGCTGGCGCGCGGGGGAGGGCCGCTCGGGTGGCTGCTGTCCCGGCCATTGCTGATCCGGCTGGGGGCGGCCAGCTACGCGCTCTACATCCTCGAGCACCCGGTCTGGCTGGCTGTGGGTTCCGTGGCGGAGTCACTGGCGCCCTGGGTGGACCTGCGCGGGTACCGGCCGCTGTTCGCCCTCTACCTGCCGGTGGTGCTGGGAGTGTCGGTGCTCTGCCACTGGCTCGTGGAGACGCCGATGCGCACGTGGGTGCGGCGAGCGCTCCAGCCGTGGGTGGAGCGACGCGGGCGGGCACCCGAGGGGGTAGCTGCCGGGACGCCTCGGGCCTGA
- the astB gene encoding N-succinylarginine dihydrolase, whose translation MREYNFDGLVGPTHNYGGLSVGNLASTTHGGQASHPREAALQGLEKMRFVSGLGVGQGVLPPQPRPSLRTLRMLGFSGTDEEVITRAAREGEHLLRLTSSAAAMWTANAATCAPSEDTTDRRMHLTPANLQQMFHRAIEAETTHSVLRAIFSDGARFAVHAPLPGGGHFADEGAANHTRLATPGHGAVHLLAWGRSAWKDIVGPKRFPARQTLEASQALARLHQLDAERTLFPQQHPDGIDSGAFHTDVLGVGNGSFLMLHELAFVDVPGLLSTLREKLGPAFTSVVATQAELPVADAVKAYPFNSQVLTLPDGTMAIIAPIESQELEAPRRFLERVVAEENPVKAVHYLDVRQSMNNGGGPACLRQRIWLTDEERAAVKANVFYSSALHESLAAWVKKHYRETLYAKDLQDPKLARETMTALDELTRILQLGSVYDFQQ comes from the coding sequence ATGCGCGAGTACAACTTCGACGGTCTCGTAGGCCCTACCCACAATTATGGCGGCCTCTCGGTCGGCAACCTGGCCTCCACCACCCACGGCGGCCAGGCGAGCCACCCCCGCGAGGCGGCGCTCCAAGGACTGGAGAAGATGCGCTTCGTCTCGGGCCTGGGAGTGGGCCAGGGGGTGCTGCCACCCCAGCCGCGTCCCTCGCTGCGGACGCTGCGGATGCTGGGCTTCAGCGGCACGGACGAGGAGGTCATCACCCGCGCCGCGCGCGAGGGCGAGCACCTGCTGCGGCTCACCTCCAGCGCCGCCGCCATGTGGACGGCCAATGCCGCCACCTGTGCGCCCTCGGAGGATACGACGGACAGGCGGATGCACCTGACGCCGGCCAACCTCCAGCAGATGTTCCACCGGGCCATCGAGGCGGAGACGACGCACTCGGTGCTGCGGGCCATCTTCTCGGACGGCGCGCGCTTCGCGGTGCATGCGCCGCTGCCCGGTGGCGGGCACTTCGCCGACGAGGGCGCCGCCAACCACACCCGACTGGCCACGCCCGGGCATGGCGCGGTGCACCTGCTGGCCTGGGGCCGCAGCGCGTGGAAGGACATCGTCGGGCCGAAGCGCTTTCCGGCCCGACAGACGCTGGAGGCCAGCCAGGCGCTCGCGCGGCTCCACCAGCTCGATGCCGAGCGCACCCTCTTCCCGCAGCAGCACCCGGACGGCATCGACTCGGGCGCGTTCCACACGGACGTGCTGGGCGTGGGCAACGGCAGCTTCCTCATGCTGCACGAGCTTGCGTTCGTGGATGTCCCCGGGTTGCTGAGCACGCTGCGCGAGAAGCTGGGCCCGGCCTTCACCTCCGTGGTGGCCACGCAGGCGGAGCTGCCGGTGGCGGACGCGGTGAAGGCGTACCCGTTCAACTCGCAGGTGCTCACGCTGCCGGACGGCACCATGGCCATCATCGCTCCCATCGAGAGCCAGGAGCTGGAGGCGCCGCGGCGCTTCCTGGAGCGGGTGGTGGCTGAGGAGAACCCGGTCAAGGCCGTGCACTACCTGGACGTGCGCCAGTCCATGAACAACGGTGGCGGCCCGGCGTGCCTGCGCCAGCGCATCTGGCTCACGGATGAGGAGCGCGCCGCGGTGAAGGCCAACGTCTTCTATTCGTCCGCGCTCCACGAGTCACTCGCGGCCTGGGTGAAGAAGCACTACCGCGAGACGCTGTATGCGAAGGATCTCCAGGATCCGAAGCTCGCGCGCGAGACGATGACGGCGCTGGACGAGCTCACGCGCATCCTCCAGCTCGGCAGCGTCTACGACTTCCAGCAGTGA
- a CDS encoding O-antigen ligase family protein, with protein MALISGAGVFLSLSRAGILFFLLGQVLLAVWMLRERRETREHEPVPPLWRRGSTALLVLGATLAVGGYVAWEKLWEEAATADSVEKVRQSGKVDVWPMMAEAARAFPVLGMGRGAFEAAFPRYQTVPNPNTLTHPENAVLQLAAEFGVPGLVLLGGMLWGFARLLRRERLGRLEVAVLAGVSALGLHNLFDFSLELPACAVAVWVALAALARPEEREGATASGGTWRLAPLRGLGIALALAVLAGVALGPGRHTLAEAEAELAGLVQARAPVAEVRARALALIDRHPADYLLYGLVGAAYASGGKATAGDALAFVNRALYLRPTDAASHRTAARALLALGRRSQAFLEYRLAYESGDLEVLAREALDASRTLEELQALSPDRPREVAALSLALASRPGRQEQALAWLAWAREHFEGMLRAPSPDAPRLRFGARDMDALWEQEARLRVMRGELAEAEALCAELEHRAPEALEPQLLRAGILRAQGRREEAIQLMDRLVPRFPGKVELSFQLATQLLEAGLTRRAREVLGQASPFIADYSQRARLLSLEGASYEREGLLSRALERYQTVTRLAPAPEAHFTVARLHESLRHYGDAAREVREGLHLLPAGAHREEEAWVARLEAEERKLLETRRQELMEDPHKRDVVEHLLETTADSP; from the coding sequence GTGGCGCTGATCTCCGGGGCGGGAGTGTTCCTGTCGCTGTCGCGCGCGGGGATCCTCTTCTTCCTGCTGGGCCAGGTGCTGCTGGCGGTGTGGATGCTGCGGGAGCGCCGCGAGACGCGCGAGCATGAGCCTGTGCCGCCGCTCTGGCGCCGGGGCTCCACCGCGCTGTTGGTGCTCGGCGCGACGCTGGCCGTGGGCGGCTACGTCGCCTGGGAGAAGCTGTGGGAGGAGGCGGCCACCGCGGACAGCGTGGAGAAGGTGCGCCAGAGCGGGAAGGTGGACGTGTGGCCGATGATGGCCGAGGCCGCGCGCGCCTTCCCGGTGCTGGGCATGGGGCGAGGGGCGTTCGAGGCTGCCTTCCCGCGCTACCAGACCGTTCCCAATCCCAACACGCTGACGCACCCGGAGAACGCGGTGCTTCAGCTCGCGGCGGAGTTCGGAGTGCCGGGGCTGGTGCTGCTCGGCGGGATGCTGTGGGGCTTCGCGCGGCTGCTGCGCCGTGAGCGGCTGGGGCGCTTGGAGGTGGCGGTGCTCGCGGGAGTCTCGGCGCTGGGGCTCCACAACCTCTTCGACTTCAGCCTGGAACTGCCCGCGTGCGCGGTGGCCGTGTGGGTGGCGCTCGCGGCGCTGGCCAGGCCGGAGGAGCGGGAGGGCGCCACGGCTTCGGGAGGAACGTGGCGGTTGGCTCCGCTCCGAGGGCTGGGCATCGCCCTGGCGCTCGCGGTGCTGGCGGGCGTGGCGCTCGGGCCAGGGAGGCACACGCTCGCGGAGGCGGAGGCGGAGCTGGCGGGGCTCGTGCAGGCCCGTGCGCCGGTGGCGGAGGTGCGCGCGCGGGCGCTGGCCCTCATCGATCGGCATCCGGCGGACTATCTGCTCTATGGCCTGGTGGGTGCGGCGTATGCGTCGGGCGGGAAGGCCACGGCGGGGGATGCGCTGGCCTTCGTCAACCGGGCGCTGTACTTGCGGCCGACGGATGCGGCCTCGCACCGCACGGCCGCGCGGGCACTGCTGGCGCTGGGGCGTCGAAGCCAGGCCTTCCTGGAGTACCGGCTGGCCTACGAGTCCGGGGACCTGGAGGTGCTGGCGCGCGAGGCGCTGGACGCGTCGCGCACGCTGGAGGAACTGCAGGCGCTCTCGCCGGATCGGCCTCGGGAAGTGGCCGCGCTGTCCCTGGCACTGGCCTCACGGCCGGGGCGTCAGGAGCAGGCGCTGGCCTGGCTTGCCTGGGCGCGTGAGCACTTCGAGGGGATGCTGAGAGCTCCCTCGCCGGATGCGCCGCGCCTCCGCTTCGGCGCGAGGGACATGGATGCGCTGTGGGAGCAGGAGGCCCGCTTGCGCGTGATGCGAGGCGAGCTGGCCGAGGCCGAGGCGCTGTGCGCCGAGTTGGAGCACCGGGCTCCGGAAGCGCTCGAGCCGCAGTTGCTGCGAGCGGGGATCCTCCGAGCCCAGGGGCGGCGCGAGGAAGCCATCCAGCTGATGGATCGGCTCGTGCCGCGCTTCCCAGGGAAGGTGGAGCTGTCCTTCCAGCTGGCGACCCAGCTCCTGGAAGCAGGGCTGACGCGGCGTGCGAGAGAGGTGCTCGGGCAGGCCAGTCCCTTCATCGCGGACTACTCACAGCGGGCGCGGCTGCTGTCGCTGGAGGGGGCGAGCTACGAGCGGGAGGGACTGCTATCACGAGCCCTGGAGCGCTACCAGACGGTGACGCGGCTCGCGCCAGCGCCGGAAGCCCACTTCACGGTGGCGCGGCTGCACGAGTCCCTGCGTCACTATGGGGACGCGGCCCGGGAAGTACGCGAGGGCCTGCACCTGCTGCCGGCGGGAGCGCATCGGGAAGAAGAGGCGTGGGTGGCGCGCCTGGAAGCGGAGGAGCGCAAGCTCCTGGAGACGCGGCGGCAGGAGCTGATGGAGGACCCTCACAAGCGGGACGTGGTGGAGCACCTGCTGGAGACGACCGCCGACTCTCCTTGA
- a CDS encoding LptA/OstA family protein: protein MIEFLTMAFFLAQPAAPAPAATDGGTRPPMLGNVALNNPVEITAKLITGERNSATFTGDVQVKHRTLDLKCDKMVAFYTGSREVTRVECTGGVQAQDGDRFARGERAEYDVPSGVLVVTGSPEARQGTTYVTGTKVRLTLGSERLEVENARIIVETAPAGGPKKGKGGAKKP from the coding sequence GTGATCGAGTTCCTGACGATGGCCTTCTTCCTCGCGCAGCCCGCGGCGCCGGCCCCGGCGGCGACGGACGGTGGGACGCGCCCTCCCATGCTCGGGAACGTGGCGCTGAACAACCCGGTGGAGATCACCGCCAAGCTCATCACCGGCGAGCGCAACTCGGCCACCTTCACCGGGGACGTGCAGGTGAAGCACCGCACGCTGGACCTCAAGTGCGACAAGATGGTGGCCTTCTACACGGGCTCTCGCGAGGTGACGCGCGTGGAGTGCACCGGCGGCGTGCAGGCCCAGGACGGGGACCGCTTCGCCCGGGGCGAGCGCGCCGAGTACGACGTGCCCAGCGGGGTGCTGGTGGTGACGGGCTCGCCGGAGGCCCGGCAGGGCACCACCTACGTGACGGGCACCAAGGTGCGCCTCACCCTGGGCAGCGAGCGGCTCGAGGTGGAGAACGCGCGCATCATCGTCGAGACGGCCCCGGCGGGGGGCCCCAAGAAGGGCAAGGGAGGCGCGAAGAAGCCATGA
- a CDS encoding lysophospholipid acyltransferase family protein, translating to MEHPPLAKRLKRFLRYLLVRAALALVHPMPLGVARWLGVRFGTLAFLVAGGERRKALKSLARAFPEKSEAERLALARACFRHLGSAMFEVGCTAALDRELQQLVAWPAADRAVLETALARGKGVVFVSGHVGNWELLARRVACEGFPCQSIAKETSDPRLTALVERFRARGKVRSIWRGQDGAARHMLRALKNGEILGLLIDQDTKVQSFFVPFFGELAATPRAAADLAIRTGAAVVVGFCQRAETGYRLTMEEVPLPSEQDREAAALALTAELSRRIEQAIRRSPEQWVWMHQRWKTRPEGPPATLPAGAEAPAAAR from the coding sequence GTGGAGCACCCACCCTTAGCAAAGCGGCTCAAGCGTTTCCTCCGCTACCTGCTCGTCCGGGCCGCCCTGGCCCTCGTCCACCCCATGCCCCTCGGGGTGGCGCGGTGGCTGGGTGTGCGCTTCGGGACACTCGCCTTCCTCGTAGCTGGCGGCGAGCGGCGCAAGGCCCTCAAGTCCCTGGCCCGGGCCTTCCCCGAGAAGTCCGAGGCGGAGCGGCTCGCCCTGGCCCGCGCCTGCTTCCGGCACCTGGGCTCCGCCATGTTCGAGGTGGGGTGCACCGCCGCGCTCGACCGGGAGCTCCAGCAGCTCGTGGCGTGGCCCGCGGCGGACCGCGCCGTGCTGGAGACGGCGCTCGCGCGGGGCAAGGGCGTGGTGTTCGTCTCAGGGCATGTGGGCAACTGGGAGCTGCTGGCCCGCCGCGTGGCCTGCGAGGGCTTCCCCTGCCAGAGCATCGCCAAGGAGACGTCGGATCCGCGCCTCACGGCGCTCGTGGAGCGCTTCCGGGCGCGCGGCAAGGTGCGCAGCATCTGGCGCGGCCAGGACGGCGCGGCCCGGCACATGCTCCGAGCGCTGAAGAACGGAGAGATCCTCGGCCTGCTCATCGACCAGGACACGAAGGTGCAGTCCTTCTTCGTCCCCTTCTTCGGAGAGCTGGCGGCCACGCCTCGGGCGGCGGCGGACCTGGCCATCCGCACTGGAGCCGCGGTGGTGGTGGGCTTCTGCCAGCGCGCCGAGACGGGCTACCGGCTGACGATGGAGGAGGTACCCCTTCCATCCGAGCAGGACCGTGAGGCGGCCGCCCTGGCCCTCACGGCCGAGCTCTCCCGGCGCATCGAACAGGCCATCCGCCGTTCACCCGAGCAGTGGGTCTGGATGCACCAGCGGTGGAAGACCCGGCCCGAAGGTCCGCCCGCGACACTCCCCGCCGGAGCCGAAGCGCCCGCCGCGGCCCGATGA
- the lptB gene encoding LPS export ABC transporter ATP-binding protein — protein sequence MSGGKLWAEGLQKSYRKRQVVRGVSFNVSQGEVVGLLGPNGAGKTTSFNMVVGLVTPDAGRVRLDDEDLTHLPMHRRVRRGIGYLPQEASIFRKLSVRQNFLAVLELQKGLDGKAREARARELIDEFGLGHVSDALGETLSGGEKRRAEIARSLIPNPRFILFDEPFAGVDPINVGDIQRQIAALKQRGLGVLITDHNVQDTLGICDRAYILAEGQILEEGTPAAIAASPRARAVYLGERFRLQTP from the coding sequence ATGAGCGGCGGGAAGCTGTGGGCCGAGGGCCTCCAGAAGAGCTACCGCAAGCGCCAGGTGGTGCGCGGCGTCTCCTTCAACGTCTCCCAGGGCGAGGTGGTGGGCCTGCTGGGGCCCAACGGCGCCGGCAAGACGACGAGCTTCAACATGGTGGTGGGCCTGGTGACGCCGGACGCCGGCCGCGTGCGCCTGGACGACGAGGACCTGACGCACCTGCCCATGCACCGGCGCGTCCGCCGCGGCATCGGCTACCTGCCGCAGGAGGCCTCCATCTTCCGCAAGCTCAGCGTGCGCCAGAACTTCCTGGCCGTGCTGGAGCTGCAGAAGGGGCTGGATGGCAAGGCGCGCGAGGCCCGGGCCCGGGAGCTGATCGACGAGTTCGGCCTCGGCCACGTGTCGGACGCCCTGGGCGAGACGCTCTCCGGCGGCGAGAAGCGGCGCGCGGAGATCGCCCGCTCGCTCATCCCCAACCCCCGCTTCATCCTCTTCGACGAGCCCTTCGCCGGCGTGGACCCCATCAACGTGGGCGACATCCAGCGGCAGATCGCCGCCCTCAAGCAGCGGGGCCTGGGCGTGCTGATCACCGATCACAACGTCCAGGACACCCTGGGCATCTGCGACCGGGCCTACATCCTCGCCGAGGGGCAGATCCTCGAGGAAGGCACGCCCGCGGCGATCGCGGCGTCGCCCCGGGCTCGCGCTGTCTACCTGGGAGAGCGCTTTCGCCTGCAAACGCCGTGA